A window from Populus trichocarpa isolate Nisqually-1 chromosome 3, P.trichocarpa_v4.1, whole genome shotgun sequence encodes these proteins:
- the LOC7465353 gene encoding LRR receptor-like serine/threonine-protein kinase FLS2 isoform X11 produces MKGTCFLNFIPTFLFLVSMAYSAMEVTNVTADQTALLALKAHLTDPHNILPNNWSTTASVCSWIGVTCGAQRDRVSGLNLSHMSLSGYIPSEIGNLSFLSFLSIRNNNFQGSLPNELARLLHLEYLDFGFNSFTGDIPPSLGSLPKLKSLLLEANFFLGNLPLSLWNISSLQTINISYNQLHGFMPSSIFSRSSLYTIDLSFNHLSGEIPADIFNHLPELRGIYFSRNRLSGSIPRTIGNCTLIEEINFSENNLTGVLPPELGGLSNLKTLRMDDNALIGNVPSALFNISAIEVIRALQNLLSGSLPPTMGLFMPNLRELRLGGNELEGTIPSSISNASTLAVVDLSNNSFTGLIPGTIGNLRQLQVLNLANNHLTSESSTPQLSILSALGNCKNLRRIYFSVNPLNTTLPISFGNLSSSLEQFWADDCNLKGNIPNTIGNLSSLIALSLANNELASVVPTTTERLTNLQLLDLQGNQLEGNITDNLCHSDSLFDLSLGGNKLSGSIPECLGNLTTLRHLNLSSNNFTSTIPLSLGNLAGILVLNLSSNFLSGSLPLVFRQLMVAEEIDLSRNQLSGQIPNSTWFHKNLAYLSLATNRLQGPIPGSLSFAVSLEFLDLSHNSLSGLIPKSLETLLHLKYFNVSFNVLQGEIPSEGPFRNFSAQSYMMNNELCGAPRLKVPPCKTYALRGSTVTLVFLLELILPLIAATMAALFIFIWLRCPNKNVRPNLVSTRFTYRDLEQATDGFGEGNLLGRGSFGSVYKGTLSDGKIVAIKVFDAENEVCCRSFEVEREVMCNACHPNIITIFCSSNAVNFKALVIEYMVNGSLDKWLYTHNYSLDILQRLDIMINTASALEYLHSGCSRIIIHGDLKPSNILLDEDMISRLSDFSISQFLKPDGQQNSSGPSLFLGTIGYVAPEYGIHGIVSKETDVYSFGILLMETFTGKKPTDEMFGGEMSLRSWIIETLPREIERVVDPCLLQNEEEYFHAKTTCLSDIMRLALMCTSESPVERLNMKVVVDTLDEIKRLFLRNISGDNPGESNLEELDPNRIRNNMKKFVKWRRETLLPNLEWRLPDYQYETNS; encoded by the exons ATGAAGGGAACTTGCTTTCTTAATTTCATTCCAACTTTTTTGTTCCTAGTTTCCATGGCTTACAGTGCAATGGAAGTAACTAATGTTACAGCCGATCAAACTGCTCTTCTAGCTCTTAAAGCCCATCTTACTGACCCTCATAACATCTTGCCAAACAACTGGTCCACCACTGCCTCTGTATGCAGCTGGATTGGTGTCACTTGTGGTGCTCAGCGCGACCGAGTGAGTGGCTTGAATCTTTCTCACATGAGTCTTTCTGGCTACATCCCTTCAGAGATTGGAAACCTTTCATTCCTCTCTTTCCTATCcattagaaacaacaatttCCAAGGATCCCTGCCTAATGAGTTAGCTCGCTTGCTTCACCTGGAGTATCTTGACTTTGGATTCAACTCATTCACCGGAGACATTCCTCCAAGCTTAGGTTCCTTGCCTAAACTCAAAAGCTTGCTGCTAGAAGCCAACTTTTTCTTAGGCAATTTACCATTATCATTATGGAATATATCCTCATTGCAAACAATCAATATCAGTTACAACCAGCTTCATGGTTTCATGCCCTCCAGCATCTTCAGCAGGTCTTCACTGTATACAATTGATCTAAGTTTCAATCACCTATCGGGTGAAATCCCAGCGGATATTTTCAATCATCTCCCCGAATTACGAGGGATCTATTTCTCCAGGAATCGACTCAGTG GAAGCATTCCAAGAACTATTGGGAACTGTACATTGATTGAGGAGATAAATTTCAGTGAAAACAACTTGACAG GTGTATTACCACCTGAATTGGGTGGCCTTTCCAACCTGAAAACATTGAGAATGGACGACAATGCTTTAATTGGCAATGTTCCATCCGCGCTCTTCAATATATCGGCAATTGAAGT CATCCGCGCTCTTCA AAATTTGCTTTCAGGGAGTCTTCCTCCAACCATGGGCCTTTTCATGCCGAACCTAAGGGAGCTTCGTCTAGGGGGAAATGAACTCGAGGGAACAATTCCTAGCTCCATCTCCAATGCATCTACTCTCGCTGTCGTGGACTTATCCAACAATTCATTTACTGGTCTTATTCCTGGGACAATTGGTAACCTGAGACAACTTCAAGTGCTCAATCTAGCCAACAATCATTTGACGAGCGAGTCTTCTACACCACAGTTAAGTATTCTCTCTGCATTGGGAAATTGCAAGAATCTGAGAAGGATATATTTTTCAGTTAATCCCCTCAATACCACCCTTCCAATTTCCTTTGGAAATCTCTCTTCCTCACTTGAACAGTTTTGGGCAGACGATTGCAACCTTAAGGGCAACATTCCTAATACAATCGGCAATTTAAGCAGCCTGATAGCTTTGAGCTTGGCAAACAACGAACTGGCCAGTGTAGTTCCAACTACAACTGAAAGATTGACAAATCTCCAACTTTTGGATCTCCAAGGTAATCAACTAGAGGGAAATATCACAGATAACCTTTGCCACTCGGACAGCTTGTTTGACTTATCCTTGGGTGGTAATAAGCTTTCCGGATCTATCCCTGAATGCTTGGGTAATCTGACAACTTTAAGACATCTCAACTTAAGCTCCAATAACTTCACTTCCACAATACCCTTGTCCTTGGGGAACCTTGCGGGTATTTTGGTTCTCAACCTGTCGTCAAACTTTCTCAGCGGGTCTCTCCCGTTGGTATTCAGACAACTGATGGTCGCGGAAGAAATTGATTTGTCAAGGAATCAGTTATCAGGTCAAATTCCAAACAGCACATGGTTCCATAAGAATCTAGCTTATCTCTCCTTGGCTACAAATAGATTGCAAGGTCCTATTCCTGGGTCTCTTAGTTTTGCAGTAAGCTTGGAGTTCTTGGATCTCTCTCATAACAGTCTTTCTGGACTTATTCCCAAGTCCTTAGAGACACTCTTGcatctcaaatattttaatgtgtcTTTCAATGTACTACAGGGAGAAATTCCTAGTGAGGGACCTTTCAGAAACTTCTCAGCTCAGTCATACATGATGAACAATGAACTTTGCGGTGCACCACGCCTAAAAGTTCCACCTTGCAAAACTTATGCTCTCCGAGGATCAACAGTAACCCTCGTGTTCCTTCTGGAACTGATTTTACCATTAATTGCAGCTACAATGGCAGCATTATTCATATTCATATGGTTAAGATGCCCAAACAAGAATGTTCGTCCGAACCTGGTCAGTACAAGGTTTACATACCGAGACCTTGAGCAAGCAACAGATGGATTTGGTGAAGGCAATCTCCTTGGGAGGGGGAGTTTTGGTTCAGTATACAAAGGAACACTTAGTGATGGGAAGATTGTCGCAATAAAGGTTTTCGATGCTGAAAATGAAGTTTGTTGTAGGAGTTTTGAAGTTGAGCGTGAAGTGATGTGCAATGCCTGTCATCCCAATATCATCACAATTTTTTGCAGCTCTAATGCTGTTAATTTTAAAGCCTTAGTAATAGAGTACATGGTTAATGGGAGCCTCGACAAGTGGCTTTATACTCACAACTACAGTCTGGATATCCTACAAAGACTCGACATAATGATAAACACTGCATCAGCCTTAGAATACCTTCATTCTGGTTGTTCAAGGATTATTATTCATGGTGATTTAAAGCCCAGCAACATCCTGCTAGATGAAGATATGATTTCACGTTTGAGTGATTTTAGCATTTCCCAGTTCTTAAAACCAGATGGTCAACAGAATTCTTCAGGACCAAGCCTCTTTCTTGGCACAATTGGATATGTGGCACCAG AATACGGTATTCATGGAATTGTTTCGAAAGAAACAGATGTGTACAGTTTCGGTATTTTGTTGATGGAAACTTTCACAGGGAAGAAGCCGACGGATGAAATGTTTGGAGGAGAAATGAGCTTGAGAAGTTGGATCATTGAGACATTACCCCGTGAAATAGAAAGAGTGGTTGATCCTTGTTTATTACAGAATGAGGAAGAATACTTCCATGCTAAAACCACATGTTTATCGGATATTATGAGATTGGCTCTGATGTGCACTTCAGAGTCACCCGTTGAGAGGTTAAATATGAAAGTAGTAGTAGACACACTTGATGAGATCAAACGATTGTTTCTCAGGAATATCTCTGGAGACAACCCTGGTGAGTCCAATTTGGAAGAGTTAGATCCGAATCGCATtagaaataacatgaaaaagttCGTGAAATGGAGGAGGGAAACCCTGTTGCCTAATCTGGAGTGGCGTTTGCCTGATTACCAATACGAGACCAACAGTTGA
- the LOC7465353 gene encoding LRR receptor-like serine/threonine-protein kinase FLS2 isoform X6, giving the protein MKGTCFLNFIPTFLFLVSMAYSAMEVTNVTADQTALLALKAHLTDPHNILPNNWSTTASVCSWIGVTCGAQRDRVSGLNLSHMSLSGYIPSEIGNLSFLSFLSIRNNNFQGSLPNELARLLHLEYLDFGFNSFTGDIPPSLGSLPKLKSLLLEANFFLGNLPLSLWNISSLQTINISYNQLHGFMPSSIFSRSSLYTIDLSFNHLSGEIPADIFNHLPELRGIYFSRNRLSGSIPRTIGNCTLIEEINFSENNLTGVLPPELGGLSNLKTLRMDDNALIGNVPSALFNISAIEVIGMYTNLLSGSLPPTMGLFMPNLRELRLGGNELEGTIPSSISNASTLAVVDLSNNSFTGLIPGTIGNLRQLQVLNLANNHLTSESSTPQLSILSALGNCKNLRRIYFSVNPLNTTLPISFGNLSSSLEQFWADDCNLKGNIPNTIGNLSSLIALSLANNELASVVPTTTERLTNLQLLDLQGNQLEGNITDNLCHSDSLFDLSLGGNKLSGSIPECLGNLTTLRHLNLSSNNFTSTIPLSLGNLAGILVLNLSSNFLSGSLPLVFRQLMVAEEIDLSRNQLSGQIPNSTWFHKNLAYLSLATNRLQGPIPGSLSFAVSLEFLDLSHNSLSGLIPKSLETLLHLKYFNVSFNVLQGEIPSEGPFRNFSAQSYMMNNELCGAPRLKVPPCKTYALRGSTVTLVFLLELILPLIAATMAALFIFIWLRCPNKNVRPNLVSTRFTYRDLEQATDGFGEGNLLGRGSFGSVYKGTLSDGKIVAIKVFDAENEVCCRSFEVEREVMCNACHPNIITIFCSSNAVNFKALVIEYMVNGSLDKWLYTHNYSLDILQRLDIMINTASALEYLHSGCSRIIIHGDLKPSNILLDEDMISRLSDFSISQFLKPDGQQNSSGPSLFLGTIGYVAPEYGIHGIVSKETDVYSFGILLMETFTGKKPTDEMFGGEMSLRSWIIETLPREIERVVDPCLLQNEEEYFHAKTTCLSDIMRLALMCTSESPVERLNMKVVVDTLDEIKRLFLRNISGDNPGESNLEELDPNRIRNNMKKFVKWRRETLLPNLEWRLPDYQYETNS; this is encoded by the exons ATGAAGGGAACTTGCTTTCTTAATTTCATTCCAACTTTTTTGTTCCTAGTTTCCATGGCTTACAGTGCAATGGAAGTAACTAATGTTACAGCCGATCAAACTGCTCTTCTAGCTCTTAAAGCCCATCTTACTGACCCTCATAACATCTTGCCAAACAACTGGTCCACCACTGCCTCTGTATGCAGCTGGATTGGTGTCACTTGTGGTGCTCAGCGCGACCGAGTGAGTGGCTTGAATCTTTCTCACATGAGTCTTTCTGGCTACATCCCTTCAGAGATTGGAAACCTTTCATTCCTCTCTTTCCTATCcattagaaacaacaatttCCAAGGATCCCTGCCTAATGAGTTAGCTCGCTTGCTTCACCTGGAGTATCTTGACTTTGGATTCAACTCATTCACCGGAGACATTCCTCCAAGCTTAGGTTCCTTGCCTAAACTCAAAAGCTTGCTGCTAGAAGCCAACTTTTTCTTAGGCAATTTACCATTATCATTATGGAATATATCCTCATTGCAAACAATCAATATCAGTTACAACCAGCTTCATGGTTTCATGCCCTCCAGCATCTTCAGCAGGTCTTCACTGTATACAATTGATCTAAGTTTCAATCACCTATCGGGTGAAATCCCAGCGGATATTTTCAATCATCTCCCCGAATTACGAGGGATCTATTTCTCCAGGAATCGACTCAGTG GAAGCATTCCAAGAACTATTGGGAACTGTACATTGATTGAGGAGATAAATTTCAGTGAAAACAACTTGACAG GTGTATTACCACCTGAATTGGGTGGCCTTTCCAACCTGAAAACATTGAGAATGGACGACAATGCTTTAATTGGCAATGTTCCATCCGCGCTCTTCAATATATCGGCAATTGAAGTTATTGGGATGTATACAAATTTGCTTTCAGGGAGTCTTCCTCCAACCATGGGCCTTTTCATGCCGAACCTAAGGGAGCTTCGTCTAGGGGGAAATGAACTCGAGGGAACAATTCCTAGCTCCATCTCCAATGCATCTACTCTCGCTGTCGTGGACTTATCCAACAATTCATTTACTGGTCTTATTCCTGGGACAATTGGTAACCTGAGACAACTTCAAGTGCTCAATCTAGCCAACAATCATTTGACGAGCGAGTCTTCTACACCACAGTTAAGTATTCTCTCTGCATTGGGAAATTGCAAGAATCTGAGAAGGATATATTTTTCAGTTAATCCCCTCAATACCACCCTTCCAATTTCCTTTGGAAATCTCTCTTCCTCACTTGAACAGTTTTGGGCAGACGATTGCAACCTTAAGGGCAACATTCCTAATACAATCGGCAATTTAAGCAGCCTGATAGCTTTGAGCTTGGCAAACAACGAACTGGCCAGTGTAGTTCCAACTACAACTGAAAGATTGACAAATCTCCAACTTTTGGATCTCCAAGGTAATCAACTAGAGGGAAATATCACAGATAACCTTTGCCACTCGGACAGCTTGTTTGACTTATCCTTGGGTGGTAATAAGCTTTCCGGATCTATCCCTGAATGCTTGGGTAATCTGACAACTTTAAGACATCTCAACTTAAGCTCCAATAACTTCACTTCCACAATACCCTTGTCCTTGGGGAACCTTGCGGGTATTTTGGTTCTCAACCTGTCGTCAAACTTTCTCAGCGGGTCTCTCCCGTTGGTATTCAGACAACTGATGGTCGCGGAAGAAATTGATTTGTCAAGGAATCAGTTATCAGGTCAAATTCCAAACAGCACATGGTTCCATAAGAATCTAGCTTATCTCTCCTTGGCTACAAATAGATTGCAAGGTCCTATTCCTGGGTCTCTTAGTTTTGCAGTAAGCTTGGAGTTCTTGGATCTCTCTCATAACAGTCTTTCTGGACTTATTCCCAAGTCCTTAGAGACACTCTTGcatctcaaatattttaatgtgtcTTTCAATGTACTACAGGGAGAAATTCCTAGTGAGGGACCTTTCAGAAACTTCTCAGCTCAGTCATACATGATGAACAATGAACTTTGCGGTGCACCACGCCTAAAAGTTCCACCTTGCAAAACTTATGCTCTCCGAGGATCAACAGTAACCCTCGTGTTCCTTCTGGAACTGATTTTACCATTAATTGCAGCTACAATGGCAGCATTATTCATATTCATATGGTTAAGATGCCCAAACAAGAATGTTCGTCCGAACCTGGTCAGTACAAGGTTTACATACCGAGACCTTGAGCAAGCAACAGATGGATTTGGTGAAGGCAATCTCCTTGGGAGGGGGAGTTTTGGTTCAGTATACAAAGGAACACTTAGTGATGGGAAGATTGTCGCAATAAAGGTTTTCGATGCTGAAAATGAAGTTTGTTGTAGGAGTTTTGAAGTTGAGCGTGAAGTGATGTGCAATGCCTGTCATCCCAATATCATCACAATTTTTTGCAGCTCTAATGCTGTTAATTTTAAAGCCTTAGTAATAGAGTACATGGTTAATGGGAGCCTCGACAAGTGGCTTTATACTCACAACTACAGTCTGGATATCCTACAAAGACTCGACATAATGATAAACACTGCATCAGCCTTAGAATACCTTCATTCTGGTTGTTCAAGGATTATTATTCATGGTGATTTAAAGCCCAGCAACATCCTGCTAGATGAAGATATGATTTCACGTTTGAGTGATTTTAGCATTTCCCAGTTCTTAAAACCAGATGGTCAACAGAATTCTTCAGGACCAAGCCTCTTTCTTGGCACAATTGGATATGTGGCACCAG AATACGGTATTCATGGAATTGTTTCGAAAGAAACAGATGTGTACAGTTTCGGTATTTTGTTGATGGAAACTTTCACAGGGAAGAAGCCGACGGATGAAATGTTTGGAGGAGAAATGAGCTTGAGAAGTTGGATCATTGAGACATTACCCCGTGAAATAGAAAGAGTGGTTGATCCTTGTTTATTACAGAATGAGGAAGAATACTTCCATGCTAAAACCACATGTTTATCGGATATTATGAGATTGGCTCTGATGTGCACTTCAGAGTCACCCGTTGAGAGGTTAAATATGAAAGTAGTAGTAGACACACTTGATGAGATCAAACGATTGTTTCTCAGGAATATCTCTGGAGACAACCCTGGTGAGTCCAATTTGGAAGAGTTAGATCCGAATCGCATtagaaataacatgaaaaagttCGTGAAATGGAGGAGGGAAACCCTGTTGCCTAATCTGGAGTGGCGTTTGCCTGATTACCAATACGAGACCAACAGTTGA
- the LOC7465353 gene encoding LRR receptor-like serine/threonine-protein kinase FLS2 isoform X12, translated as MKGTCFLNFIPTFLFLVSMAYSAMEVTNVTADQTALLALKAHLTDPHNILPNNWSTTASVCSWIGVTCGAQRDRVSGLNLSHMSLSGYIPSEIGNLSFLSFLSIRNNNFQGSLPNELARLLHLEYLDFGFNSFTGDIPPSLGSLPKLKSLLLEANFFLGNLPLSLWNISSLQTINISYNQLHGFMPSSIFSRSSLYTIDLSFNHLSGEIPADIFNHLPELRGIYFSRNRLSGSIPRTIGNCTLIEEINFSENNLTGVLPPELGGLSNLKTLRMDDNALIGNVPSALFNISAIEVIGMYTNLLSGSLPPTMGLFMPNLRELRLGGNELEGTIPSSISNASTLAVVDLSNNSFTGLIPGTIGNLRQLQVLNLANNHLTSESSTPQLSILSALGNCKNLRRIYFSVNPLNTTLPISFGNLSSSLEQFWADDCNLKGNIPNTIGNLSSLIALSLANNELASVVPTTTERLTNLQLLDLQGNQLEGNITDNLCHSDSLFDLSLGGNKLSGSIPECLGNLTTLRHLNLSSNNFTSTIPLSLGNLAGILVLNLSSNFLSGSLPLVFRQLMVAEEIDLSRNQLSGQIPNSTWFHKNLAYLSLATNRLQGPIPGSLSFAVSLEFLDLSHNSLSGLIPKSLETLLHLKYFNVSFNVLQGEIPSEGPFRNFSAQSYMMNNELCGAPRLKVPPCKTYALRGSTVTLVFLLELILPLIAATMAALFIFIWLRCPNKNVRPNLVSTRFTYRDLEQATDGFGEGNLLGRGSFGSVYKGTLSDGKIVAIKVFDAENEVCCRSFEVEREVMCNACHPNIITIFCSSNAVNFKALVIEYMVNGSLDKWLYTHNYSLDILQRLDIMINTASALEYLHSGCSRIIIHGDLKPSNILLDEDMISRLSDFSISQFLKPDGQQNSSGPSLFLGTIGYVAPGKKPTDEMFGGEMSLRSWIIETLPREIERVVDPCLLQNEEEYFHAKTTCLSDIMRLALMCTSESPVERLNMKVVVDTLDEIKRLFLRNISGDNPGESNLEELDPNRIRNNMKKFVKWRRETLLPNLEWRLPDYQYETNS; from the exons ATGAAGGGAACTTGCTTTCTTAATTTCATTCCAACTTTTTTGTTCCTAGTTTCCATGGCTTACAGTGCAATGGAAGTAACTAATGTTACAGCCGATCAAACTGCTCTTCTAGCTCTTAAAGCCCATCTTACTGACCCTCATAACATCTTGCCAAACAACTGGTCCACCACTGCCTCTGTATGCAGCTGGATTGGTGTCACTTGTGGTGCTCAGCGCGACCGAGTGAGTGGCTTGAATCTTTCTCACATGAGTCTTTCTGGCTACATCCCTTCAGAGATTGGAAACCTTTCATTCCTCTCTTTCCTATCcattagaaacaacaatttCCAAGGATCCCTGCCTAATGAGTTAGCTCGCTTGCTTCACCTGGAGTATCTTGACTTTGGATTCAACTCATTCACCGGAGACATTCCTCCAAGCTTAGGTTCCTTGCCTAAACTCAAAAGCTTGCTGCTAGAAGCCAACTTTTTCTTAGGCAATTTACCATTATCATTATGGAATATATCCTCATTGCAAACAATCAATATCAGTTACAACCAGCTTCATGGTTTCATGCCCTCCAGCATCTTCAGCAGGTCTTCACTGTATACAATTGATCTAAGTTTCAATCACCTATCGGGTGAAATCCCAGCGGATATTTTCAATCATCTCCCCGAATTACGAGGGATCTATTTCTCCAGGAATCGACTCAGTG GAAGCATTCCAAGAACTATTGGGAACTGTACATTGATTGAGGAGATAAATTTCAGTGAAAACAACTTGACAG GTGTATTACCACCTGAATTGGGTGGCCTTTCCAACCTGAAAACATTGAGAATGGACGACAATGCTTTAATTGGCAATGTTCCATCCGCGCTCTTCAATATATCGGCAATTGAAGTTATTGGGATGTATACAAATTTGCTTTCAGGGAGTCTTCCTCCAACCATGGGCCTTTTCATGCCGAACCTAAGGGAGCTTCGTCTAGGGGGAAATGAACTCGAGGGAACAATTCCTAGCTCCATCTCCAATGCATCTACTCTCGCTGTCGTGGACTTATCCAACAATTCATTTACTGGTCTTATTCCTGGGACAATTGGTAACCTGAGACAACTTCAAGTGCTCAATCTAGCCAACAATCATTTGACGAGCGAGTCTTCTACACCACAGTTAAGTATTCTCTCTGCATTGGGAAATTGCAAGAATCTGAGAAGGATATATTTTTCAGTTAATCCCCTCAATACCACCCTTCCAATTTCCTTTGGAAATCTCTCTTCCTCACTTGAACAGTTTTGGGCAGACGATTGCAACCTTAAGGGCAACATTCCTAATACAATCGGCAATTTAAGCAGCCTGATAGCTTTGAGCTTGGCAAACAACGAACTGGCCAGTGTAGTTCCAACTACAACTGAAAGATTGACAAATCTCCAACTTTTGGATCTCCAAGGTAATCAACTAGAGGGAAATATCACAGATAACCTTTGCCACTCGGACAGCTTGTTTGACTTATCCTTGGGTGGTAATAAGCTTTCCGGATCTATCCCTGAATGCTTGGGTAATCTGACAACTTTAAGACATCTCAACTTAAGCTCCAATAACTTCACTTCCACAATACCCTTGTCCTTGGGGAACCTTGCGGGTATTTTGGTTCTCAACCTGTCGTCAAACTTTCTCAGCGGGTCTCTCCCGTTGGTATTCAGACAACTGATGGTCGCGGAAGAAATTGATTTGTCAAGGAATCAGTTATCAGGTCAAATTCCAAACAGCACATGGTTCCATAAGAATCTAGCTTATCTCTCCTTGGCTACAAATAGATTGCAAGGTCCTATTCCTGGGTCTCTTAGTTTTGCAGTAAGCTTGGAGTTCTTGGATCTCTCTCATAACAGTCTTTCTGGACTTATTCCCAAGTCCTTAGAGACACTCTTGcatctcaaatattttaatgtgtcTTTCAATGTACTACAGGGAGAAATTCCTAGTGAGGGACCTTTCAGAAACTTCTCAGCTCAGTCATACATGATGAACAATGAACTTTGCGGTGCACCACGCCTAAAAGTTCCACCTTGCAAAACTTATGCTCTCCGAGGATCAACAGTAACCCTCGTGTTCCTTCTGGAACTGATTTTACCATTAATTGCAGCTACAATGGCAGCATTATTCATATTCATATGGTTAAGATGCCCAAACAAGAATGTTCGTCCGAACCTGGTCAGTACAAGGTTTACATACCGAGACCTTGAGCAAGCAACAGATGGATTTGGTGAAGGCAATCTCCTTGGGAGGGGGAGTTTTGGTTCAGTATACAAAGGAACACTTAGTGATGGGAAGATTGTCGCAATAAAGGTTTTCGATGCTGAAAATGAAGTTTGTTGTAGGAGTTTTGAAGTTGAGCGTGAAGTGATGTGCAATGCCTGTCATCCCAATATCATCACAATTTTTTGCAGCTCTAATGCTGTTAATTTTAAAGCCTTAGTAATAGAGTACATGGTTAATGGGAGCCTCGACAAGTGGCTTTATACTCACAACTACAGTCTGGATATCCTACAAAGACTCGACATAATGATAAACACTGCATCAGCCTTAGAATACCTTCATTCTGGTTGTTCAAGGATTATTATTCATGGTGATTTAAAGCCCAGCAACATCCTGCTAGATGAAGATATGATTTCACGTTTGAGTGATTTTAGCATTTCCCAGTTCTTAAAACCAGATGGTCAACAGAATTCTTCAGGACCAAGCCTCTTTCTTGGCACAATTGGATATGTGGCACCAG GGAAGAAGCCGACGGATGAAATGTTTGGAGGAGAAATGAGCTTGAGAAGTTGGATCATTGAGACATTACCCCGTGAAATAGAAAGAGTGGTTGATCCTTGTTTATTACAGAATGAGGAAGAATACTTCCATGCTAAAACCACATGTTTATCGGATATTATGAGATTGGCTCTGATGTGCACTTCAGAGTCACCCGTTGAGAGGTTAAATATGAAAGTAGTAGTAGACACACTTGATGAGATCAAACGATTGTTTCTCAGGAATATCTCTGGAGACAACCCTGGTGAGTCCAATTTGGAAGAGTTAGATCCGAATCGCATtagaaataacatgaaaaagttCGTGAAATGGAGGAGGGAAACCCTGTTGCCTAATCTGGAGTGGCGTTTGCCTGATTACCAATACGAGACCAACAGTTGA